One Flavobacterium sp. 90 DNA segment encodes these proteins:
- a CDS encoding AMP-dependent synthetase/ligase, producing MASITRLFDFPYYQQETYNLPVALATKKNGVWEKTSSQDYIAKANAVSRALLRMGVQKDDKIALITSNNRTEWNVMDIGILQTGAQNVPIYPTISEEDYEYILNHSGSIYCFVSDDEVLQKVNAIKANVPTLKEVYSFNEIPGCKHWSDLLLLGEDQSNQSEVEARKDSIQTDDLATIIYTSGTTGRPKGVMLSHKNIVSNVLDSAPRIPFDPGKSTALSFLPICHIFERMILYIYQYYGVSVYFGESIDKISDNLKEVRPTVITAVPRLLEKVYDKIYAKGSELTGIKKKLFFWAIDLGLKYEPYGANGFWYEFQLKIARKLIFSKWKEGLGGNLDLMVSGSAALQPRLTRVFAAAEIPVMEGYGLSETSPVIAVNDQRNKGFKIGTVGKVIRNVEVKIAQDGEILCKGPNVMLGYFKDPEKTAEALIDGYFHTGDIGEIDSEGFLKITDRKKEMFKTSGGKYIAPQLIENAMKQSRFIEQIMVIGDGEKMPGAFIQPNFEFVKEWAKIHKITLGSTDKEISENPDVIKRIDEEVEGINEKFGHWEKIKRFELTPDVWSIDGGQLTPTLKLKRKIIKEIYKDLYVKIYGQN from the coding sequence ATGGCTTCAATTACACGTCTTTTTGATTTTCCCTATTATCAACAAGAAACTTATAACCTACCAGTTGCTTTGGCAACCAAAAAAAATGGAGTCTGGGAAAAAACATCTAGCCAGGATTATATCGCAAAAGCTAATGCCGTTTCAAGAGCATTATTGCGTATGGGCGTTCAAAAAGATGATAAGATTGCATTAATCACATCAAATAACCGCACAGAATGGAATGTCATGGATATTGGTATTCTGCAAACCGGAGCACAAAACGTTCCTATTTACCCAACAATTTCTGAAGAAGATTACGAATATATATTAAACCACAGCGGTAGTATTTACTGCTTTGTATCTGATGATGAAGTACTTCAAAAAGTAAATGCTATTAAAGCAAATGTTCCTACTTTAAAAGAAGTTTATTCGTTTAACGAAATTCCGGGTTGCAAACATTGGAGTGACCTTTTATTATTAGGTGAAGACCAAAGCAATCAAAGTGAAGTTGAAGCCAGAAAAGATAGTATTCAAACAGATGATTTGGCTACAATTATCTATACTTCAGGAACTACAGGAAGACCAAAAGGTGTAATGCTTTCTCATAAAAATATTGTTTCGAATGTTTTGGACAGTGCGCCAAGAATTCCGTTTGATCCGGGAAAAAGTACTGCATTGAGCTTCTTGCCTATTTGCCATATTTTTGAAAGAATGATTTTATACATCTATCAATATTATGGTGTTTCTGTTTATTTTGGAGAATCAATTGACAAAATTAGTGATAACCTAAAAGAAGTTCGACCAACTGTTATTACAGCTGTTCCAAGACTTTTAGAGAAAGTTTACGATAAAATTTATGCAAAAGGATCTGAATTAACCGGTATCAAGAAAAAACTGTTTTTCTGGGCGATTGATTTAGGTTTAAAATACGAACCATACGGAGCAAATGGCTTTTGGTATGAGTTTCAATTGAAGATTGCACGAAAACTTATTTTCAGTAAATGGAAAGAAGGTTTAGGAGGAAATTTAGATTTAATGGTTTCCGGAAGTGCTGCTTTGCAACCACGTTTAACAAGAGTTTTTGCTGCGGCTGAAATTCCGGTTATGGAAGGTTACGGATTATCTGAAACTTCTCCTGTAATCGCGGTAAACGATCAAAGAAACAAAGGTTTCAAGATTGGAACTGTTGGAAAAGTAATTCGCAATGTAGAAGTAAAAATTGCTCAGGACGGAGAAATTCTTTGCAAAGGACCAAATGTAATGTTAGGTTACTTTAAAGATCCTGAAAAAACTGCCGAAGCTTTAATCGACGGATATTTCCATACGGGAGATATTGGTGAAATTGACAGCGAAGGTTTCTTGAAAATTACCGATCGTAAGAAAGAAATGTTCAAGACTTCCGGCGGAAAATATATTGCGCCTCAATTGATTGAAAATGCAATGAAACAATCTCGTTTTATTGAGCAAATCATGGTAATTGGTGATGGCGAAAAAATGCCGGGTGCTTTCATTCAGCCGAATTTTGAATTCGTAAAAGAATGGGCAAAAATTCATAAAATCACTTTAGGAAGTACAGATAAAGAAATCAGTGAAAACCCTGATGTTATCAAACGAATTGATGAAGAAGTGGAAGGAATTAATGAAAAATTCGGACACTGGGAAAAAATCAAACGTTTTGAATTAACTCCGGATGTTTGGTCAATCGATGGCGGACAACTTACTCCTACTTTAAAATTGAAACGTAAAATTATTAAAGAAATCTACAAAGATCTTTACGTTAAGATTTATGGTCAAAATTAA
- a CDS encoding outer membrane beta-barrel family protein, with translation MKNCRQYLLLSILLFITSQFSFGQSQTSIKGTISDGKLPVEFVDVILKNTSDSTKIAAYTVTDASGSFVLDNIINGDYQLQFKLIGFKTNIQKVKFSGTPLSIGTITLQNDTNLLNTVVVNSAKKQIQKTDEGFIFNAVSNISQSGGTATDMLKNIPTVAVDAEGGITLRGKSPMILINGKNSAITNMDQIAASSIESIEIISNPTAKYDANAESGIINIKLKKNNQSGMNGAIVLGGGFGAKGRANSSILLNHKTQKWNFGLGYDNRFAGRTKKINAERTNYFVDDEHFINQKRNDERTEGLQNLKLNIDFSPNERNNFSFEALGNLETQDNDETLYTHVNTSTNQFYSDNRRHSLELERSKVGELAFNYDRKFADDRKNLNVNLTSSFNRHKENTDIDTYNYDQYQEQIDDAFLQRTHNYEHENISNAIVNYAFPVSEKTIVETGYKGTFRSFDSDFQSADLVNGEYVVNPITSNSFKFNEQINAFYGMLNSFIGSAENPKWKYNLGLRAENVSNNGATQNNSDRFNNDYLKLFPSASLQLNLESNDFVKIGYSKRINRPDLDDLNPFMDITDALNPHSGNPYLKPEIIHIAELSYNKEWSKYSFSTNAFYRNATDAIRQYAELKDNGVILLMPKNIGSTITYGVETIFSLKPIGFYDANISITAFQQKINASNLAQDVVSNAFNWYGKIINNFVPWKGGKLQIIGNYNSALATAQGKRIPIYNVDMGFQQKLGKGNARLGLVVTDMFNTLESGYKNNTALFSSNRTNKSDTRALMLTFAYTFKSDFKEKLLENQFSTE, from the coding sequence ATGAAAAATTGCAGACAATACCTTTTACTATCTATTCTCTTATTTATTACAAGCCAGTTTTCTTTTGGTCAAAGTCAAACATCTATTAAAGGAACAATTTCTGACGGAAAACTTCCTGTAGAATTTGTTGATGTTATTTTAAAAAATACAAGCGATTCTACAAAAATTGCTGCTTATACAGTAACTGACGCTTCAGGAAGTTTTGTTTTAGACAATATTATAAATGGTGATTATCAATTGCAATTCAAATTAATTGGCTTTAAAACCAACATTCAAAAAGTGAAATTTTCAGGTACTCCTCTTTCTATAGGAACGATCACTTTGCAGAACGATACTAATTTACTGAATACTGTTGTAGTTAATTCTGCAAAAAAACAAATTCAGAAAACGGATGAAGGATTTATTTTTAATGCGGTTTCGAATATTTCTCAATCTGGCGGAACTGCGACTGATATGCTTAAAAATATTCCGACTGTGGCTGTAGATGCTGAAGGCGGAATAACGTTGAGAGGTAAATCTCCAATGATTTTGATTAACGGAAAAAATTCTGCGATTACCAATATGGATCAAATTGCGGCAAGCAGTATCGAAAGTATCGAGATAATCAGTAATCCAACGGCAAAATATGATGCTAATGCTGAAAGTGGAATTATCAACATCAAACTAAAGAAAAATAACCAAAGCGGTATGAATGGTGCGATAGTTTTGGGCGGAGGTTTTGGTGCCAAAGGAAGAGCAAACAGTTCTATACTTTTAAATCATAAAACTCAAAAATGGAATTTTGGTCTTGGATATGACAATCGTTTTGCCGGGCGAACCAAAAAAATAAATGCTGAGCGAACCAATTATTTTGTTGATGACGAACATTTCATTAATCAAAAGCGAAATGACGAACGCACAGAAGGTTTACAGAATTTAAAACTTAATATTGATTTTTCTCCAAACGAAAGAAATAATTTTTCATTTGAAGCTTTAGGAAATCTGGAAACTCAGGATAATGACGAAACTTTGTACACTCATGTTAATACGAGTACAAACCAGTTTTATTCAGATAACAGAAGGCATTCTCTGGAATTAGAACGCTCAAAAGTAGGTGAATTGGCTTTTAATTATGATCGAAAGTTTGCCGATGATAGAAAAAATCTGAACGTGAATCTTACCTCATCATTCAACAGACACAAAGAAAACACGGATATTGATACTTATAATTACGATCAATATCAGGAACAAATTGACGATGCTTTTTTGCAAAGAACACACAATTACGAACACGAAAATATCTCGAATGCGATTGTAAATTATGCTTTTCCGGTTTCTGAAAAAACGATTGTAGAAACGGGTTATAAAGGAACATTCCGTTCTTTTGATTCGGATTTTCAAAGTGCTGATTTGGTTAATGGCGAATATGTTGTTAATCCAATTACAAGCAATAGTTTTAAATTTAATGAGCAAATAAATGCCTTTTACGGAATGTTGAACTCTTTTATTGGCTCAGCCGAAAATCCAAAATGGAAATACAATTTAGGTTTACGTGCCGAAAATGTTTCTAATAATGGAGCAACTCAAAATAATAGCGATCGCTTTAATAATGATTACCTGAAACTTTTTCCTTCGGCATCTTTACAATTGAATTTAGAATCGAATGATTTTGTCAAAATTGGTTATAGCAAACGTATCAATCGCCCGGATTTAGACGATTTGAATCCGTTCATGGATATTACCGATGCTTTGAATCCGCATAGTGGAAATCCCTATTTAAAACCTGAAATCATTCACATTGCCGAATTAAGCTATAATAAAGAATGGTCGAAATATTCTTTCTCTACAAATGCATTTTACAGAAACGCAACCGATGCAATCAGACAATATGCTGAACTTAAAGATAATGGCGTAATTTTACTAATGCCAAAAAATATTGGAAGCACTATTACTTATGGTGTTGAAACTATTTTCAGCTTGAAGCCAATTGGTTTCTATGACGCTAATATTAGTATAACTGCTTTTCAGCAAAAAATAAACGCTTCAAATCTGGCGCAGGATGTGGTGAGCAACGCTTTTAACTGGTACGGAAAAATCATCAATAATTTTGTTCCCTGGAAAGGCGGAAAACTTCAGATTATAGGCAATTACAATTCGGCATTAGCCACAGCACAAGGAAAAAGAATACCTATATATAATGTAGATATGGGTTTTCAGCAAAAATTAGGAAAAGGAAATGCCCGTTTAGGATTGGTCGTTACAGATATGTTTAACACGCTTGAAAGCGGATACAAAAACAATACGGCTTTGTTTAGCAGCAATAGAACTAATAAATCAGATACGCGCGCTTTGATGCTGACATTTGCTTATACTTTTAAATCTGATTTTAAAGAAAAATTATTAGAAAATCAGTTTTCGACAGAGTAA
- a CDS encoding sulfite exporter TauE/SafE family protein, whose product MIRLLITIYAGLEHAFEADHLLAVNNLVTNRSKIKDALKDGMFWGIGHTATIFIVGIIMIGFKISISEHVFSYLEAGVGLMLIVLGIIRLFKLLYKKKHSHTYYHSHVHTHSNGLTHTHMHAHTYEHSHPIATFKHSHYNESTNYKTAFGVGLIHGLAGSGSLVILVISQMKTPLQGLLYILIFGVGSIIGMFAASGLFSIPFTKSILKSQKLQYSLIIISSVICILYGVKIIYSNLFTA is encoded by the coding sequence ATGATTCGATTATTAATTACCATTTATGCCGGACTCGAGCATGCTTTTGAAGCAGATCATTTATTGGCTGTTAATAATCTGGTTACCAACAGAAGTAAAATCAAAGATGCCTTAAAAGATGGTATGTTTTGGGGAATTGGTCATACCGCAACTATTTTTATAGTGGGTATTATTATGATTGGTTTCAAAATTTCGATAAGCGAACACGTTTTTAGTTATCTCGAAGCCGGAGTTGGATTGATGCTTATCGTTTTAGGAATTATTCGTCTGTTTAAACTGTTGTACAAAAAAAAACATTCGCATACTTATTATCATAGTCATGTACATACTCACAGCAATGGCTTGACACACACACATATGCATGCACATACTTATGAACATTCGCATCCTATTGCAACTTTTAAACATTCGCATTATAATGAATCTACAAATTACAAAACAGCATTTGGCGTTGGTTTAATTCACGGATTAGCCGGAAGTGGATCTTTGGTTATTTTAGTGATTTCACAAATGAAAACACCATTACAAGGTTTACTCTATATTTTAATATTTGGAGTAGGATCTATAATCGGAATGTTTGCCGCCTCAGGATTATTTAGCATACCTTTTACAAAAAGTATTCTGAAATCTCAGAAATTACAATACAGTTTGATTATAATTTCTTCTGTAATATGCATTCTTTATGGCGTTAAAATTATTTACAGTAATCTGTTTACAGCATAA
- the hypD gene encoding hydrogenase formation protein HypD → MKYLSEYRNPELVRHYINEIHKITTKPWNIMEICGGQTHSLVKNGLLDLLPKNIRMIHGPGCPVCVTPISLINKAIELMNQGVIMCSFGDMIRVPGSSKSLLQAKAEGGDLRILYSPLEAVNIASKNPDREVVFFAVGFETTAPSNALAVMHAQKLGLTNFSLLVSHVLVPPAMEAILSDEFCTINAFLGAGHVCTIVGLEEYYPIAAKYKIPIVVSGFEPADMVQAIYYAVLQLEHGKYEVENQYTRLVKEEGNIKAKEVVNTIFTIGTQEWRGIGAIENSGLVLRENYKMYDANVKFTLKTTNDKTDELCIAGQILTGNKKPHQCPEFGKKCNPSNPLGAPMVSSEGACAAYYNYL, encoded by the coding sequence ATGAAATACCTGTCTGAATATCGAAATCCTGAATTAGTCCGGCATTATATAAACGAAATCCATAAGATAACCACAAAACCATGGAATATCATGGAGATTTGCGGTGGTCAGACGCATTCATTAGTCAAAAACGGCTTATTAGATTTGCTGCCCAAAAACATCAGAATGATACACGGACCAGGTTGTCCGGTTTGTGTTACGCCTATTTCATTAATCAATAAGGCAATTGAATTAATGAATCAAGGCGTTATCATGTGTTCTTTTGGCGATATGATTCGTGTTCCGGGATCTTCAAAAAGTCTGTTACAAGCCAAGGCCGAAGGTGGTGATTTACGCATTTTATATTCACCTCTCGAAGCTGTAAATATTGCCTCTAAAAATCCGGATCGAGAAGTTGTCTTTTTTGCTGTAGGATTTGAAACTACTGCTCCAAGCAATGCTCTCGCGGTAATGCATGCGCAAAAATTAGGTTTAACAAATTTTAGTTTGTTAGTATCTCATGTATTAGTTCCGCCAGCGATGGAAGCCATTTTATCTGATGAGTTTTGTACCATAAATGCTTTTTTAGGAGCCGGACATGTTTGTACAATTGTTGGTTTGGAAGAATATTATCCTATTGCCGCAAAATATAAAATCCCAATTGTAGTTTCAGGATTTGAACCCGCAGATATGGTTCAGGCAATTTATTATGCTGTTTTACAATTAGAACACGGAAAATATGAAGTTGAAAATCAATATACCAGATTGGTAAAAGAAGAAGGAAATATTAAAGCAAAAGAAGTTGTAAACACCATTTTTACCATAGGAACACAGGAATGGCGAGGCATTGGAGCAATCGAAAATAGCGGACTCGTTTTAAGAGAAAACTATAAAATGTACGATGCAAACGTAAAATTCACCCTAAAAACAACTAACGATAAAACAGATGAACTTTGTATTGCCGGACAAATCTTAACCGGAAACAAAAAACCACATCAATGTCCTGAATTCGGAAAAAAATGTAATCCTTCAAATCCTCTTGGAGCGCCAATGGTTTCCTCTGAAGGCGCTTGTGCTGCTTATTACAACTATTTATAA
- a CDS encoding FKBP-type peptidyl-prolyl cis-trans isomerase, which yields MDILELLGHIGKTEEKDKISYSAGVVMALSLRDIGFEEIRYEDYIDGMKSVFEKSAEKISPKRSIEIFNNYVALLQEELKVKNAEIGKAFLEKNAKKEGIVTLSSGLQYEVLVEGKGKTPKITDTVNVIYEGYLLNKDVFDSTKETGAQKMKVLQTLTGWREALQLMPEGSRWKIYVPHDLAYGHIGAPPMIQPNATLVFIIELLNIE from the coding sequence ATGGATATTCTTGAATTACTGGGACATATTGGCAAAACAGAAGAAAAAGATAAAATTTCATATTCAGCGGGAGTTGTAATGGCTTTAAGTCTTAGAGATATTGGATTTGAAGAAATCAGATATGAAGATTATATCGACGGAATGAAATCTGTTTTTGAGAAATCTGCTGAGAAAATTTCGCCTAAACGCTCTATTGAAATTTTCAACAATTACGTAGCGCTTTTACAGGAAGAATTAAAAGTCAAAAATGCTGAAATTGGAAAAGCTTTCTTAGAAAAAAATGCTAAAAAAGAAGGTATCGTTACACTTTCAAGTGGTTTACAATATGAAGTTTTAGTAGAAGGAAAAGGAAAAACTCCTAAAATAACCGACACGGTAAATGTGATTTACGAAGGATATTTGCTGAATAAAGATGTTTTTGATTCTACTAAAGAAACCGGTGCACAAAAAATGAAAGTTTTACAAACCTTAACCGGTTGGCGGGAAGCTTTACAATTAATGCCTGAAGGTTCTCGCTGGAAAATTTATGTTCCTCATGATTTGGCTTACGGTCATATTGGCGCGCCACCAATGATTCAGCCTAACGCTACTTTGGTTTTTATAATTGAGCTTTTAAATATCGAATAA
- the hypF gene encoding carbamoyltransferase HypF, translating to MSSSFQIKISGTVQGVGFRPFTYNLATKFNLKGYVSNIESGVIIVVQGIEKTIIEFYNDIKRKHPKYAKINAIEISEVLTEEKFDHFFIKPTEKNILINSPLTPDFAICKNCKDEILDPENSRYYYPFTSCTSCGPRYAITEKFPFERENTSMNTFKMCDVCEEEYSNPSNIRFHSQTNSCPNCGIKILFTDNTATIISGTNKEIFETISQKLNDGKIIAVKNTSGYLLLCDATNAQTVQELRNRKKRLTKPFAVLFPDTKQIDNHLFCHKSEKELLKSTQAPIVILPLKKQIDLALEQIAPNMKTIGAMLPNSGILHLISNLFQKPLIATSGNFNGSSIFADQNEAVKTLNPIADYYLHHNLEIQNSQDDSVIKFSRKNRQKIILRNARGFAPNLDVSFLENTSERLLCLGATLKNTITITPNNQVYMSEYIGDLLNFDTYNRFEKKIQNYQHFFDFSPKTVVCDRHPNYENNKIISALVSKDQNVATVKIQHHEAHFSAILSEKKLWQKSKILGVIWDGSGFGSDTEIFGGEFFEYDHNVIIRIGHLECFSWILGDQMAKNPKMSALSISRNSVFFQSYFDKNELKIYSKLIKNSTIKTSSMGRLIDAVAFTLGFKEIILFEAEAGIYLENLAQQAFNKSDLKLKDYLKDEEVTHLIPTKKLLLQVAKAAQTNKDFDIIALNFHYTLVKCIEKVAAFSKSKEIAFSGGVFQNSVLVDLIIDHLKPKYKLHFHETLSPNDENISFGQLNHYLHLKK from the coding sequence TTGAGTTCTTCATTTCAAATAAAAATTTCAGGCACGGTACAAGGCGTTGGTTTTAGACCTTTTACATATAATCTCGCTACTAAATTCAATTTAAAAGGATATGTTTCTAATATTGAATCCGGGGTTATTATTGTTGTACAAGGAATTGAAAAAACGATAATCGAATTTTATAATGACATTAAACGAAAGCATCCTAAATATGCAAAAATAAATGCAATTGAAATTTCAGAAGTTTTAACCGAAGAAAAATTTGATCATTTTTTTATTAAACCTACTGAAAAAAATATCTTAATTAATTCTCCATTAACACCTGATTTTGCGATTTGTAAAAACTGTAAAGATGAAATTTTAGATCCTGAAAATAGTCGTTATTATTATCCTTTTACCAGTTGTACATCATGCGGACCAAGATATGCTATTACTGAAAAATTTCCTTTTGAAAGAGAAAACACCAGTATGAATACGTTTAAAATGTGTGACGTATGTGAAGAAGAGTACTCTAATCCTAGCAACATTCGTTTTCATTCCCAAACGAATTCTTGTCCAAATTGTGGAATCAAAATCTTATTTACAGACAACACAGCAACAATCATATCAGGAACCAATAAAGAAATTTTCGAAACCATTTCGCAAAAATTAAATGATGGAAAAATAATAGCTGTAAAAAACACCTCGGGATATTTACTCCTTTGTGATGCTACAAATGCCCAAACAGTTCAGGAATTACGAAACAGAAAAAAACGTTTAACAAAACCGTTTGCTGTATTATTTCCAGACACGAAACAAATTGATAATCATTTATTTTGTCATAAATCCGAAAAAGAATTACTTAAATCTACTCAGGCACCTATTGTTATTTTGCCTCTAAAAAAGCAAATAGATTTAGCCCTCGAACAAATAGCTCCAAACATGAAAACAATTGGAGCGATGTTACCCAATTCAGGAATACTGCATTTAATCTCTAATTTATTTCAGAAACCGCTTATTGCAACCAGTGGAAATTTTAATGGCTCGTCAATCTTTGCAGATCAAAATGAAGCTGTAAAAACACTAAATCCTATTGCCGATTATTATTTGCATCACAACCTTGAAATTCAAAATTCTCAGGATGATTCTGTGATTAAGTTTTCCAGAAAGAACAGACAAAAAATTATCCTGCGTAATGCCAGAGGTTTTGCTCCAAATCTTGACGTCTCTTTTTTAGAAAACACTTCAGAAAGATTACTTTGTTTGGGCGCCACATTAAAAAACACTATCACCATAACACCAAATAATCAGGTCTATATGAGTGAATATATTGGTGATTTATTAAATTTTGACACATACAACAGATTCGAAAAAAAGATACAAAATTACCAGCACTTTTTCGATTTCTCTCCAAAAACAGTTGTTTGCGATCGACATCCAAATTATGAAAACAATAAAATAATTTCGGCTCTTGTCAGCAAAGATCAAAATGTAGCAACTGTAAAAATTCAGCATCATGAAGCTCATTTTTCAGCAATTTTGAGTGAAAAAAAACTTTGGCAAAAATCTAAAATTCTTGGGGTTATTTGGGATGGATCGGGATTTGGAAGTGACACAGAAATATTTGGTGGTGAATTCTTCGAATATGATCATAATGTAATAATCAGAATTGGACATTTAGAATGTTTTTCTTGGATTCTGGGCGATCAAATGGCAAAAAATCCAAAAATGTCAGCACTGTCAATCAGTAGAAACAGTGTTTTTTTTCAATCTTACTTTGATAAAAACGAATTAAAAATATACAGTAAACTAATCAAGAATAGCACGATAAAAACATCTTCAATGGGAAGACTTATCGATGCAGTTGCTTTTACATTAGGGTTTAAAGAAATTATTTTATTTGAAGCCGAAGCCGGAATTTATTTAGAAAACTTAGCACAACAAGCTTTTAATAAATCGGATCTAAAATTGAAAGATTATTTAAAAGACGAAGAAGTAACGCATTTAATACCTACAAAAAAGCTCTTACTGCAAGTTGCAAAAGCAGCTCAAACCAATAAAGACTTTGATATTATCGCTCTAAATTTTCATTATACATTAGTAAAATGCATCGAAAAAGTAGCTGCTTTTTCAAAATCAAAAGAAATCGCTTTTAGTGGCGGCGTTTTTCAAAACTCGGTACTTGTGGATCTCATTATTGATCATCTTAAACCTAAATACAAATTACATTTTCACGAAACACTTTCTCCAAACGACGAAAACATCTCTTTTGGACAACTCAATCATTATTTACATTTAAAAAAATAA
- a CDS encoding HyaD/HybD family hydrogenase maturation endopeptidase has protein sequence MQQEELITRKLDEFHSDGNQILVLGIGNYLMGDEGVGVHFINRIDKSQFPEYISFIDGGTGGFTLIPYIENHQKVIIVDATMDEKEEGTITLLKPRFSDDFPISLSGHNFGLKDMVDIMSMLDTMPEIYLYTITILKMEPMCMKLSPKVDDAIEKVTKLILNQIEKFKF, from the coding sequence ATGCAACAAGAAGAACTTATTACAAGAAAACTAGATGAATTTCATTCTGATGGAAATCAAATTCTTGTTCTGGGAATTGGGAATTATTTAATGGGAGATGAAGGTGTTGGTGTACATTTTATAAACAGAATCGACAAAAGTCAATTCCCTGAATATATTTCTTTTATTGATGGTGGAACAGGTGGTTTTACGCTCATTCCATATATAGAAAATCATCAAAAAGTAATTATTGTTGATGCCACAATGGATGAAAAAGAAGAAGGAACCATAACACTTTTGAAACCTCGTTTTTCTGATGATTTCCCGATATCTCTAAGCGGACACAACTTTGGGCTAAAAGACATGGTCGACATAATGTCAATGCTAGATACAATGCCCGAAATATATCTATATACCATCACCATTTTAAAAATGGAACCAATGTGTATGAAGCTTTCGCCAAAAGTAGATGATGCAATCGAAAAAGTAACCAAACTGATTCTAAACCAAATAGAAAAATTTAAATTTTAA
- the cybH gene encoding Ni/Fe-hydrogenase, b-type cytochrome subunit — translation MSTKTNDYKRAYIWQLPIRIFHWVNAWAITGLVITGFIIGNPPGLISNKEATDQFWFGYIREIHFMCAYLLVAVMILRVYFAFKGNKYANWRVFVPFKKEGFKRMWHVVKYDIFLQNEHTNGSPSGAVGHNSVAAASYLIMFFMGLIMIGTGFAMYEPTSTWFFPKMFGWVTNLVGGDFNVRTIHHFTTWTFILFAIVHIYLVFFHDWLEGLGETSAMVSGYKFVRTERIKKDKEDHQNETVKIEKTNQN, via the coding sequence ATGTCTACAAAAACTAACGATTATAAAAGAGCTTATATCTGGCAATTACCCATCAGGATTTTTCATTGGGTAAATGCCTGGGCAATTACGGGATTAGTAATAACCGGATTTATTATTGGTAACCCGCCTGGACTTATTTCGAATAAAGAAGCAACAGATCAATTTTGGTTCGGATACATTCGTGAAATTCATTTTATGTGTGCCTATTTGTTAGTTGCTGTTATGATTCTGAGAGTTTATTTTGCTTTTAAAGGAAATAAATATGCTAATTGGCGTGTCTTTGTTCCGTTCAAGAAAGAAGGTTTCAAAAGAATGTGGCATGTCGTTAAATATGACATTTTTTTACAAAACGAACATACAAATGGCTCTCCTTCGGGCGCTGTAGGTCATAATAGTGTTGCGGCGGCATCTTATCTCATTATGTTTTTTATGGGGCTAATTATGATTGGGACAGGATTTGCAATGTATGAGCCTACTTCTACTTGGTTTTTCCCTAAAATGTTTGGCTGGGTAACCAACTTAGTTGGAGGTGATTTTAATGTTAGAACTATTCATCATTTTACAACCTGGACTTTCATTTTGTTTGCAATTGTTCATATTTATTTAGTGTTTTTTCATGATTGGTTAGAAGGTTTGGGCGAAACATCAGCAATGGTTAGCGGTTATAAATTTGTTAGAACTGAAAGAATAAAAAAAGACAAAGAGGATCATCAAAATGAAACTGTTAAAATCGAAAAAACAAATCAGAATTGA